Below is a genomic region from Streptomyces sp. NBC_00461.
GCCGAACCCCTCCTGCGCACCCTTGCCGCACGCCCCGCCCCGGAGCCGTACACCCTGCCGCTCCAGGACGCGGCACACGGGCATCCGTACGACACCCGGCTCATCCCCGTGGTGCTGCGCGGCGACAGTGCCGTGCCGCTGCACTACAACGGCCCGGCCATGCTGCGCGGCATCGCGGCCGCCGACGCCCTCGCCGTCGTACCACCGGGCGGCGCCCGCCCCGGTCAGGAGCTCGAACTCCTCGACCTGCCCTGGGCGTCCGCCGGAATCGGGGTGTGTTTCACGTGAAACTTCCGGGCCATGACGCGATCGCCCGCCAAGCGGACGAACATCTCGTGACCCACCGGGTGGAACTCCCGAAAAAAGTGGTGGATCGCCCGATCCGCCAGGTGACCAAACGCGTACTGCTCGCGCTGCTGGTGTTGGTCGCGACCGCCTTCATCGTCTACGTCGACCACGACGGCTACAACGACAACTCCGATGGAGCGGTCGACCTGCTCGACGCCTTCTACTACGCCACCGTCACGCTCTCCACCACCGGCTACGGCGACATCACCCCGGTCAGCGATGCCGCCCGGCTCACCAACATCTTCGTCATCACGCCGCTGCGCGTGCTCTTCCTGATCATCCTGGTCGGGACCACCCTTGAGGTCCTCACCGAACGCACCCGTGAGGAATGGCGACTGAACCGCTGGAGGTCCGCCTTGCGCGATCACACCGTCGTCGTCGGCTTCGGGACGAAGGGGCGCTCGGCGATCCAGACCGTCTGTGCGACGGGGCTGAAGAAGGAGCAGGTCGTCGTGGTCGACCCCAGCTCCAAGGTGATCGAAGCCGCGACGGCCGAGGGCTACGCCGGCGTCCTCGGGGACGCGACGCGCAGCGACGTGCTCAGACGGGCCGAGGTGCACCGGGCGCGGCAGATCATCATCGCCACCCAGCGCGACGACACGGCCGTGCTGGTCACGCTGACGGCCCGGCAGCTCAACCGCGGGGCGAAGATCGTGGCCGCGGTCCGCGAGGAGGAGAACGCGCCGCTGCTCCAGCAGTCCGGCGCCGACGCGGTCATCACCAGCGCCAGCGCGGCCGGCCGTCTGCTCGGCCTGTCCGTGCTCAGCCCCGCGGCCGGCATGGTGATGGAGGACCTCATCCAGCAGGGCAGCGGGCTCGACATGGTCGAACGACCGGTCATAAAGGCCGAGGTGGGAAAGAAGCCGCGGGAGACGGAGGATCTGGTGGTCAGCGTCGTACGCGGGCACCGGGTGCTCGGATACGACGATCCGTCCCTCGGCACACTGCAGTTGACGGACCGTCTGATCACGATCGTACGGGCGACACCGGGCGCGCAAGTGGCGCCCGACGTCCGGCCGTTGCGGCAGGACTGACCACCCACGGTGGTGGAGCCGCACCCCCGCCGCCGCGGGAGAAGCGGCGACGAGGGGTAGCGTCCTGCCCATGCATGCGATCACGATTCCCGAACCTGGTGGGCCCGAGGTGCTGGTGTGGGACGAGGTCCCGGATCCGGTGGCCGGCGAGGGCGAGGTGCTGGTCGAGGTGGTGGCGGGCGCCGTCAACCGCGCCGACATCATGCAGCGCCAGGGCTTCTACGACCCGCCACCCGGCGCGTCCCCCTACCCCGGCCTCGAGTGCTCCGGCCGGATCGTCGAGATCGGCCCCGGCGTCTCCGGCTGGTCCGTCGGCGACGAGGTGTGCGCGCTGCTCGCGGGCGGCGGCTATGCGGAGAAGGTCGCGATCCCGGCCGGTCAGCTGCTGCCCGTCCCTCAGGGCGTCGACCTCAAGCAGGCCGCCGCGCTGCCCGAGGTGGTCTGCACGGTCTGGTCGAACGTCTTCATGGTCGCCCATCTGCGCCCCGGCGAGACGCTTCTCGTGCACGGCGGTTCCAGCGGCATCGGCACCATGGCGATCCAGCTGGCCAAGGCCGTCGGCGCCAAGGTCGCCGTCACCGCGGGCACCAAGGAGAAGCTGGACCGCTGCGCCGAGCTCGGCGCCGACATCCTGATCAACTACCGGGAGCAGGACTTCGTCGCGGAGGTCAAGAAGGCCACGGGCGGTGCGGGTGCCGACGTCATCCTCGACAACATGGGCGCCAAGTACCTCGACCGCAACGTCCAGACCCTGGCCGTCAACGGCCGCCTCGCGGTCATCGGCCTGCAGGGCGGCGTCAAGGGCGAGCTGAATCTCGGCGCGCTCCTGAGCAAGAGGGCCGCGGTCAGCGCGACCTCGCTGCGCGCCCGCCCGCTCAGCGAGAAGGCCTCGATCGTGGCGGCCGTACGCGAGCATGTGTGGCCCCTGCTCGAAGGCGGTCACGTCCGTCCGGTCGTCGACCGGGAACTCCCGATGAGTGACGCGGCCGCGGCTCACCGGGTCGTGGAGGAGAGCGGACACGTGGGCAAGGTGCTGCTGGTCGTGCCCTGAGTCCCGCAGGGGTGCCGCCGGGGGCCCGCGTTCCCTAGGCCCGTCGCAGCCGCAGGCCGATGAAGGCGAGTCCCAGACCGAGCCCGATCAGGACCAGTCCGCTGCCCAGCGGCAGTATCCGCAGTACGGGTTCGGTGGGCCCCTCGGCCTGTGAGGCGGCGTGCTGCACGGGGCGCTGCGGGGCCCCGGACGGCACCAGGCCGGCTTCCGCGGGCGGCGACGCGGTGGCGTCCCCGCCCGCCTCGTCCCCCGTGTCCTGCTCGCCGTCGGGATACGCGGCGTCCCCGTCCTCGTCGCCCTCGTCGTCCGCCTCCTCCGAGGGACGGCCCGTGGGCTCGTCCGCCGGCGTCGTCTCCCGCCGCCCGGGCCGCTCCCGTCCCTCACCCGCCACACTCCCGGCGCGCGAGGGCTTGGGGGACTCGGCCGGGGAGGCGGACGGGGATTCCGAGCCGGAGGGCCCGGCAGCGGGCGTGCGCCAGGAGCCGTGCGCCGTCGATGCGGCTCCGTACGTCGAACCGTTCCCGTGCGACGAGCGGGACGTGTGCGACGGACCGCTGCCGTGCGACGAACCGCTTCCGTACGTCGAGCCGCTCTCGTACGGTGCGACAGCCCCGTACGCCGAAAGGCTCCCGTACGACGCGACAGCCCCGTACGAAGAACCACCCCCGAACGGGCACACGAGTACGCCCGTCCCCACCCCCACCACCAGTCCGGCCCCCTGCAAAGCACGCAGCAATGGAGTCACGACCCCAGCGTCACACCGCCCCGCACTTCCGGCATTTCTGGTTCCGCCAAAAATCCGAACCCGCTGCACAATCCGGGTATGTCGATACGTCACGGACTGCTGGCGCTTCTCGAACACGGCCCCCGCTACGGCTCACGGCTGCGCACCGAGTTCGAGGCGCGAACGGGTGGCACCTGGCCGCTGAACATCGGGCAGGTCTACACGACCCTCGGCCGGCTGGAGCGCGACGGGCTGGTCGTCCAGGACGGCGAGGACGAGGCGGGCCGGGTCCTGTACGCCCTGACGCCGGCGGGCCGGGCCGAGCTGGGCGCCTGGTTCGCGCGTCCGGTGGAGCGGGCGGGCCGTCCGCCGCGTGACGAGCTGGCGATCAAACTGGTGCTGGCGGTCGCCGCACCAGGCGTCGACGTGCGCAAGGTCGTCGAGGCGCAGCGCCGGCACGTGACGGACGCGCTGCACGAGTACGTACGTCAGCGGGCGCAGGCGCTCGTGCGGGCGCCGGAGCATCCGGACGAGATGGCGCGGCTGCTGGTCCTGGAGCAGCTCGTCTGTCACACGGAGGCCGAGATCCGCTGGCTGGAGCACTGCGAGGCCCGGCTGCTGCGGCGCGGGAAGGAAACTTCCGCACCGTAAACGGTGGATCACCCTCCACAGGGGGCAGCACGGTGATGAGATGCACGGGTGCGAGAGAATGGCGGCATGGAGATGCCGAGGAACGACAGGTCGCCGGAGAATCCCCAGATCCTGGTCGTGGGCCAGGACGGTATGGCGATTGGCGGCGGCACAGGCGAGGACTCCCGCGAGATCCCGGTGACGGAGCAGGTCGAGCAGCCGGCCAAGGTGATGCGGATCGGCAGCATGATCAAACAGCTCCTGGAGGAAGTGCGCGCGGCTCCCCTGGACGAGGCGAGCCGGGCGCGGCTCAAGGAGATCCACCGCAGTTCGGTGAAGGAGCTGGAGGACGGGCTGGCGCCGGAGCTGGTGGAGGAGCTGGAGCGGCTCTCCCTGCCCTTCACGAACGAGGGCATTCCCAGCGACGCCGAACTGCGCATCGCGCAGGCCCAGTTGGTGGGCTGGCTGGAGGGCCTCTTCCACGGGATCCAGACCACGCTGTTCGCCCAGCAGATGGCCGCGCGGGCCCAGTTGGAGCAGATGCGGCGCGCGCTTCCGCCGGGCGTCGGCCACGAGATGGGCGAGGACGGCCCCACGGCCGGTCGCTCGGGCGGACCGTACCTGTAGGACCGTGGGACCCGAACACGACGGACACCTGGACGAAAGGGCCCGGCAGCCGAAGCTGCCGGGCCCTTCGCACGCGTGGAACCCGCCGGGTCAGGAGGGCGGGTTGCCCGTCGACACGTCGAGCTGGATCTGCGGCATGTTCTTCGGGTCGACGTCGGAATCGGCGGCCGGGAACTGGTTGAGGACCGCGCCCTGGCCGTACGTGTTCTCGGCGACGTTGTTGACCTTCAGATGCCAGCCCGCGGCCTGGAGGCACTCCTTGACCGACTGGATGTACTTGAACCGGAAGTCGGGCAGCTTGATCTTGTTGGGGTCGTTGTACGACTCCTGCGGCTCCTTGCAGTCGCTCACGTCGATCTTCTTCGACGTGTCCGGCCCGCGGTAGCCCGCCGCCTTCGTCGCCGACGCGCTCGCGCTGCTGCCGCCGTCCTTGCCCTCGTCGCCGCCTCCGCCGCCGTTGAGCATCAGCGCCGCGATCAGGCCGCCGACGGCGATGAGCGAGACGACGATCGAGCCGACGATCACCGGCTTGTTGTTCCTGCCGCCGCCCGCGCGGGCGCCGGCCGGCTGGGGCGTGATGTTGTACGGCGGCGGGGTCGACGGCTGGGTGTACGGGGACGGCGTCTGGTAGCCGCCCTGCTGCGGGTAGCCGTAGGCCGGAGACGGCGTGGGCGCCGGAGTGCTGTACGGGTTCGGGGGCGGAGTCGGCTGGTACGGCGTCTGGACGGGGCCGGTCGGCACCGGGGCCGACTGGTCGACCGGCGGGAACACCGCGGAGCCGACGCCGGCGCCGCTCTGGGAGGGCGCACCCGGCACGATGCTCGGCGGGGCGGCCTGGAAGGAGGCGGCCACGCGCAGGCACTCGTCGCGCATGGACTCCGAGCTGGGGAAGCGCTCGTTCGGGTTCTTCTTCAGCGCGCGGGCGACCAGCGCGTCCACCGCGGGAGGCAGCGCCCGGTTGATCGAGGAGGGCGCGACGGGCTCCTCCTGCACATGCGCGTACGCGATCGCCAGCGGCGAGTCCGCCTCGAACGGCAGCCGCCCGGTGACCAGTTGGAACAGCATGATGCCGACCGAGTAGAGGTCGGACCGGGCGTCCACGCCCCGGCCCAGCGCCTGCTCCGGGGAGAGGTACTGCGGGGTGCCCACGACCATGCCGGTCTGTGTCATCGACGTCACGCCGGACTGCATGGCGCGCGCGATGCCGAAGTCCATGACCTTGACGACGCCGCGCTTGGTCATCATCACGTTGCCCGGCTTGATGTCCCGGTGGACCAGGCCCATCTCGTGGCTGATCTCCAGCGCCGCGAGCACGTCCGCGGTGATCTTCAGCGCCTTGTCGGCGGGCATCGCGCCGAACTGCCGTACGTCCTCGTCGAGCACCGAGCCCAGCGGGCGGCCCTCGACGTACTCCATGACGATGTACGGCATCGTCATCCCGTCGAGGTTGTCCTCGCCGGTGTCGAAGACCGAGACGATGTTGGTGTGCGTGAGCTTCGCCACGGCCTGGGCCTCGCGGCGGAAGCGCTCGCGGAAGGCCTGTTCCCGCCCCAGTTCGGTGTGGAGCGTCTTGATCGCGACCTGGCGGTCGAGCACGGAGTCGTAGGCGAGATGCACCGAGGCCATGCCGCCCTCGCCGAGCAAGTCGCGCAGCTGATAGCGGCCTCCGGCCAAGGCCCGCCCCGCGTACCGGCCCTGTGCGCCGTCCTGGCTCATGTTCCGCTTCCCCCGTGGGCCTTCAGGCGCCATTGACTGTCGTTGATCCAAAGTGCTATTCCGGGCCAAGTCTGCCCGAGGGCACTGACACGTCAAGCTCGGTGCCCGATCCGTGACCGTACGCGATAGAAGCGTCGCGCGAGCGTTACAGAGGCTGTACCAGCGGTACACAGAACTTGCACGACACGATGGAATGACGCTTTGATGGCCGGTCCGTCCTGTGCCGGTTCCGGCCCCCTTCTCGGTCCGGCGGCTTGCGCTGAGGCTGTAGCGTGGCCGACGGAGACCGTAACAACACCGCGCGCACCGCGGGCAGAAACGACGGCGAGGACTGATGGAGCAGCAGCAGCGCGCTCAGGGCCCGTCCGACCCCGAGGCGACTGGCGGCGGAATGTCAGATGCGCCGGAGATGTGGGGTAACGGCGGGCTTGTCGGGGACGGCCGGTACCGGCTGACCCGCAGACTCGGCCGGGGCGGCATGGCCGAGGTGTTCGCCGCCGAGGACGTGCGCCTCGGGCGCACCGTCGCGGTCAAGCTGCTGCGCGCCGACCTTGCCGAGGACCCGGTCTCCAAGGCCCGCTTCACGCGGGAGGCCCAGTCGGTGGCCGGCCTCAACCACCACGCGATCGTCGCCGTGTACGACTCCGGCGAGGACTACGTGGGCGGCCAGAGCGTGCCGTACATCGTGATGGAGATCGTCGAGGGGCGGACCATCCGCGACCTCCTCATCAACGCCGAGGCACCGGGTCCCGAGCAGGCCCTGATCATCGTCTCCGGTGTTCTGGAGGCGCTCGCCTACTCGCACCAGCACGGCATCGTGCACCGCGACATCAAGCCCGCGAACGTGATCATCACGCACACCGGCGCGGTGAAGGTGATGGACTTCGGCATCGCGCGCGCCCTGCACGGCGCCCAGTCGACGATGACGCAGACCGGCATGGTCATGGGCACGCCGCAGTACCTCTCCCCGGAGCAGGCGCTCGGCAAGGCCGTCGACCACCGCTCCGACCTGTACGCGACGGGCTGCCTGCTCTACGAACTCCTCGCGCTCAGGCCCCCGTTCACCGGCGAGACCCCGCTGTCGGTGGTCTACCAGCACGTCCAGGACACGCCGGTGCCGCCGTCCCAGACCTCGGACGGAGTGTCCCCGCCGGAGCTCGACGGCCTCGTGATGCGCTCGCTGGCCAAGGAGCCCGACGACCGCTTCCAGACCGCCGAGGAGATGCGCGGGCTCATCCAGTACGGGCTGCAGATGCTGTACGACCAGGGCGGCCACACCGGCACCTGGAACACCGGCCCGGTCGCCATGCACGACGGCCGGCACACCCCGGCGGCGGGCTTCGCCGGTACCCAGGTGCTGCCGCACCCCGGCGACTCCTCCGGTACGACGCAGATCCCGCAGCCGATCCTCCCCGCCGGCTACGGCGGCGGGGACGACGGCGGCTTCGAGGGGCACGGCAACAGGGGCGGCGGCCGCGGCAAGCTGTGGATCCTCGCCGTGCTCGCGGTGATCGCCATCGCGGCGGGCGTCGCGCTGGCGCTGCACAACACCGGCGGAGGCGGCGGCGGCGGCAAGGGCACCACGCACTCGCCGACCACGTCGCAGAGCACCGAGCAGGACACGTCCTCCGCGTCCCCGAGCGACGAGACGAGCGACGAGTCGACGGAGACGTCCACGGACGACAGCAACTCCAGCTCCGGGTCCGGGGACTACACGCCCTCGTACACCCCGTCGTCCACGCCGTCGTCGACCCCGAGCAGCGAGCCGAGCGGCGAGCCGTCGAAGCCGGAGACGTCCACGGAGCCGTCGGACAAACCGACACCGTCGCAGACCGATGACCCGGCCAGCCCGGACCCGACGGACGGCGGCGGGGACGCCGGCGGCACGACCGGCGTCAGCGGCCTCGGCTGACCCGGAGCCGAATCGCCTCCACGCGCGCGTGGGACCGCAACAGGTCCCACGCGCGCTGTTGTCCGCGCAGTACCACCCGCCTCACTCCACGAACGCCTCGCACACCGTGTCGTACGCGCGCGTCCACCACACCGCCAGCGCGGAGGCCGCCGGGAACTGGGGGTCGGCGCGGGTGTCGCCGCGTTCGTAGTGCCAGCGCAGCATCCAGAAGTCGTTGAGGCGCTCCCACCACACGCGGTGCACCGCCGCCGTCAGCTCGGAGGGCGTGGCGCCGGCCGTGCGCCGGTACGCGCGTGCGTACGCCCGCACCTTCGGCAGGTCGAGGGTGCCCACCGGCCGTACGAAGAAGATCGCGGCGGCGCGTACGGCCTCCTCCGCGCGGGGCCTGAGCCCCAGCCGGTCCCAGTCCACGATGGCGGCGGGCGCGTCTCCCCGGTAGAGCAGGTTGAACGGGTGGAAGTCCCCGTGCACCCAGCCGACCGAACTCCCGCGCGTGGGGCGCCTGTCGGCGTGCTGCTCCAGGAGTGCGCGCCGTTCCAGGAGGCGGTGGCGGGCGAGTTCGTCGAAGGAGTCGGCTGGGCGGTGGCGGCATACGCGGCCGAGCAGATCGTCGATGAGCGTGAACGTGTCGGCGGGGTCGGCCGCGTCGGGCTCCGTGCCCGCGCGCGCGTGCACGGGCATCACGCGCTCCAGGCTCGCGTGCACCACCCCCAGCAGCGCCCCGAGCCGCGCGCACTGCCCGGTGCTGAGCTGTCCGCCGTGCCGGTGGCGTCCGTCGATCCACGGGTGCAGCGCGTAGGCGTGCCCGCCGACGACGGCGACCGTACGCCCGTCCCGGTCGGCCAGCGGCGGGGCCACCGGAACGCCCAGGTCGGCCAGGCGCTGGGTGGCCCGGTGCTGGCGGGCGATCGCGGCCGGGTCGGCGGTCTCGGGGTCGAAGTGATGCTTGAGGAAGTAGCGGCCGCGCGTGGTGCACAGGCGGTAGCCCCGGTTGAGCAGGCCCTGGTCCACGGGCTCGCAGGCGACGGCACGGCCTGCGGAGTACTGGGGCAACAGAGCGCCCAGAGGGGGCGCGTGAGGCACCTGGGGTGGTACGGAGGAGCGCGGCACGCGCCAGATGCTAGAGCACGAGCCGGGCCTGTGAGCTGGGCGTTGTCACAGGCAGTCGCATTCGGTCACGGCATGTGCTCGAAGTGGCTTTCCAGGCCGCCGACGGTCGAGCGCACCGTCCTCGCCGCAGGACGCCACGCCGTACAACCTCGTGGTCATGCACCCGAAATCCCAGGACATGTCACGCTTCGCCCACGTACGCGGTCTCAGACACGGGTGCGAGCCCCGCTTGAGAGAAGCTCTTCCGGTGACCTGGGTCACCGGGATAACGTGCCGTTGTTCCGGCCCCCTGCAAGGCTGTGACCAGGAGTTGTTCCGGACTTTCGCGATTTACTTGGAAATCCAAGCAAAATCGCAGGTCAGGAGGGGTTTCACAGAAATGTGGAGCACTGGGTAACGTGCTATTTGCGGGCGCTCGCCGGGGCACCTGTCACGCCTGTTCCCGACCGGGCCGCACCCACCCTGTGCGCCCGCAGGGCCGCAGGTGAGCCGCACTGGCACCCGGCGAACCCGGGGTAGCCGGACCGACGGAGGAGCACACGTGACCGTGGAGAGCACTGCCGCGCGCAAACCGCGACGCAGCGCCGGAACCAAGAGCACGGCCGGCAAGCGCACGACCGCAAAAAACGCGCCGGGCACCGACCCCGAGCTCGTACAGCTGCTGACGCCCGAGGGCGAGCGGCTGAAGAACCCAGAGAACGCCACGTACGACAAGTACGTCGCCGACATCACCCCCGACGAGCTCCGCGGCCTCTACCGCGACATGGTGCTCACCCGGCGCTTCGACGCCGAGGCCACCTCCCTGCAGCGCCAGGGCGAGCTGGGCCTGTGGGCCTCGCTGCTCGGCCAGGAGGCCGCCCAGATCGGCTCAGGCCGGGCCACCCGCGAGGACGACTACGTCTTCCCGACCTACCGCGAGCACGGCGTCGCCTGGTGCCGCGGGGTCGACCCGGCCAACCTGCTCGGGATGTTCCGCGGCGTGAACAACGGCGGCTGGGACCCCAACGGCAACAACTTCCACCTGTACACGATCGTCATCGGCTCCCAGACGCTGCACGCCACGGGCTACGCGATGGGCATCGCCAAGGACGGCGCGGACAGCGCCGTGATCGCCTACTTCGGCGACGGCGCGAGCAGCCAGGGCGATGTGGCCGAGTCCTTCACCTTCTCCGCGGTCTACAACGCCCCGGTGGTGTTCTTCTGCCAGAACAACCAGTGGGCGATCTCCGAGCCGACCGAGAAGCAGACCCGCGTGCCGCTCTACCAGCGCGCGCAGGGCTACGGCTTCCCGGGCGTCCGGGTGGACGGCAACGACGTGCTGGCCTGTCTCGCGGTGACGAAGTGGGCCCTGGAGCGGGCCCGCAACGGCGAGGGGCCGACGCTCGTCGAGGCGTACACCTACCGCATG
It encodes:
- a CDS encoding potassium channel family protein, with the translated sequence MKLPGHDAIARQADEHLVTHRVELPKKVVDRPIRQVTKRVLLALLVLVATAFIVYVDHDGYNDNSDGAVDLLDAFYYATVTLSTTGYGDITPVSDAARLTNIFVITPLRVLFLIILVGTTLEVLTERTREEWRLNRWRSALRDHTVVVGFGTKGRSAIQTVCATGLKKEQVVVVDPSSKVIEAATAEGYAGVLGDATRSDVLRRAEVHRARQIIIATQRDDTAVLVTLTARQLNRGAKIVAAVREEENAPLLQQSGADAVITSASAAGRLLGLSVLSPAAGMVMEDLIQQGSGLDMVERPVIKAEVGKKPRETEDLVVSVVRGHRVLGYDDPSLGTLQLTDRLITIVRATPGAQVAPDVRPLRQD
- a CDS encoding NAD(P)H-quinone oxidoreductase produces the protein MHAITIPEPGGPEVLVWDEVPDPVAGEGEVLVEVVAGAVNRADIMQRQGFYDPPPGASPYPGLECSGRIVEIGPGVSGWSVGDEVCALLAGGGYAEKVAIPAGQLLPVPQGVDLKQAAALPEVVCTVWSNVFMVAHLRPGETLLVHGGSSGIGTMAIQLAKAVGAKVAVTAGTKEKLDRCAELGADILINYREQDFVAEVKKATGGAGADVILDNMGAKYLDRNVQTLAVNGRLAVIGLQGGVKGELNLGALLSKRAAVSATSLRARPLSEKASIVAAVREHVWPLLEGGHVRPVVDRELPMSDAAAAHRVVEESGHVGKVLLVVP
- a CDS encoding PadR family transcriptional regulator → MSIRHGLLALLEHGPRYGSRLRTEFEARTGGTWPLNIGQVYTTLGRLERDGLVVQDGEDEAGRVLYALTPAGRAELGAWFARPVERAGRPPRDELAIKLVLAVAAPGVDVRKVVEAQRRHVTDALHEYVRQRAQALVRAPEHPDEMARLLVLEQLVCHTEAEIRWLEHCEARLLRRGKETSAP
- a CDS encoding bacterial proteasome activator family protein, with product MEMPRNDRSPENPQILVVGQDGMAIGGGTGEDSREIPVTEQVEQPAKVMRIGSMIKQLLEEVRAAPLDEASRARLKEIHRSSVKELEDGLAPELVEELERLSLPFTNEGIPSDAELRIAQAQLVGWLEGLFHGIQTTLFAQQMAARAQLEQMRRALPPGVGHEMGEDGPTAGRSGGPYL
- a CDS encoding protein kinase domain-containing protein, whose protein sequence is MSQDGAQGRYAGRALAGGRYQLRDLLGEGGMASVHLAYDSVLDRQVAIKTLHTELGREQAFRERFRREAQAVAKLTHTNIVSVFDTGEDNLDGMTMPYIVMEYVEGRPLGSVLDEDVRQFGAMPADKALKITADVLAALEISHEMGLVHRDIKPGNVMMTKRGVVKVMDFGIARAMQSGVTSMTQTGMVVGTPQYLSPEQALGRGVDARSDLYSVGIMLFQLVTGRLPFEADSPLAIAYAHVQEEPVAPSSINRALPPAVDALVARALKKNPNERFPSSESMRDECLRVAASFQAAPPSIVPGAPSQSGAGVGSAVFPPVDQSAPVPTGPVQTPYQPTPPPNPYSTPAPTPSPAYGYPQQGGYQTPSPYTQPSTPPPYNITPQPAGARAGGGRNNKPVIVGSIVVSLIAVGGLIAALMLNGGGGGDEGKDGGSSASASATKAAGYRGPDTSKKIDVSDCKEPQESYNDPNKIKLPDFRFKYIQSVKECLQAAGWHLKVNNVAENTYGQGAVLNQFPAADSDVDPKNMPQIQLDVSTGNPPS
- a CDS encoding protein kinase domain-containing protein, translated to MEQQQRAQGPSDPEATGGGMSDAPEMWGNGGLVGDGRYRLTRRLGRGGMAEVFAAEDVRLGRTVAVKLLRADLAEDPVSKARFTREAQSVAGLNHHAIVAVYDSGEDYVGGQSVPYIVMEIVEGRTIRDLLINAEAPGPEQALIIVSGVLEALAYSHQHGIVHRDIKPANVIITHTGAVKVMDFGIARALHGAQSTMTQTGMVMGTPQYLSPEQALGKAVDHRSDLYATGCLLYELLALRPPFTGETPLSVVYQHVQDTPVPPSQTSDGVSPPELDGLVMRSLAKEPDDRFQTAEEMRGLIQYGLQMLYDQGGHTGTWNTGPVAMHDGRHTPAAGFAGTQVLPHPGDSSGTTQIPQPILPAGYGGGDDGGFEGHGNRGGGRGKLWILAVLAVIAIAAGVALALHNTGGGGGGGKGTTHSPTTSQSTEQDTSSASPSDETSDESTETSTDDSNSSSGSGDYTPSYTPSSTPSSTPSSEPSGEPSKPETSTEPSDKPTPSQTDDPASPDPTDGGGDAGGTTGVSGLG
- a CDS encoding phosphotransferase, whose product is MPHAPPLGALLPQYSAGRAVACEPVDQGLLNRGYRLCTTRGRYFLKHHFDPETADPAAIARQHRATQRLADLGVPVAPPLADRDGRTVAVVGGHAYALHPWIDGRHRHGGQLSTGQCARLGALLGVVHASLERVMPVHARAGTEPDAADPADTFTLIDDLLGRVCRHRPADSFDELARHRLLERRALLEQHADRRPTRGSSVGWVHGDFHPFNLLYRGDAPAAIVDWDRLGLRPRAEEAVRAAAIFFVRPVGTLDLPKVRAYARAYRRTAGATPSELTAAVHRVWWERLNDFWMLRWHYERGDTRADPQFPAASALAVWWTRAYDTVCEAFVE
- the pdhA gene encoding pyruvate dehydrogenase (acetyl-transferring) E1 component subunit alpha; the encoded protein is MTVESTAARKPRRSAGTKSTAGKRTTAKNAPGTDPELVQLLTPEGERLKNPENATYDKYVADITPDELRGLYRDMVLTRRFDAEATSLQRQGELGLWASLLGQEAAQIGSGRATREDDYVFPTYREHGVAWCRGVDPANLLGMFRGVNNGGWDPNGNNFHLYTIVIGSQTLHATGYAMGIAKDGADSAVIAYFGDGASSQGDVAESFTFSAVYNAPVVFFCQNNQWAISEPTEKQTRVPLYQRAQGYGFPGVRVDGNDVLACLAVTKWALERARNGEGPTLVEAYTYRMGAHTTSDDPTKYRADEERESWEAKDPILRLRRYLEASNHADEGFFAELEAESEALGKRVREAVRAMPDPDRFAIFENVYADGHALVDEERAQFAAYQASFADEGGH